In the genome of Paenibacillus pabuli, one region contains:
- a CDS encoding helix-turn-helix domain-containing protein, whose protein sequence is MSRTWYYRLLFSYFPIFFLTMTVLIFIAFVFINDVSREETRKADRISSSYLVDSLDRTIRDIELSVTEAVQSEQAYKYYFNNQHQMGKETIYSIAQSLRELTSSNPWIQSIYLYDKKNESVLTSSGSKDVDSFSDKAWIDRIKSGSLTSGWQPVREYDAGVNQRTPIRVLTVDKDMPLPFGSDGALVINIKMSSIEQSIDSMVNGQLSFMRILDRDGQVVYDAHSDREGAAEGQELNTLSLERLGWTISSGIKEGNLYGWVSVVSYVWVIIAIVTVIIAIVYIIYITRRNYKPIQIIMNRIEAHQIRALEQSGSRTDEMKLIDGVLENLINHMMDSDKKSRENVLLQRSKLFNDLLNGENLDHAVERLKDLSPLTGMDTSSCFAVVVGEINRYEKGFQEQFTRGEQNTLKFALMNVLQELSRNAGMQCWTEWVSSDQIAILFLSTDSSPDMTEQILLVAEECRSWVEQNLRISLSFGIGPISEGIKAIRESYAAAETVMHRRLLRDGDVALAGYGETQQQLLDTYTYLQMIADFVKRFRMSSSQWRDQLEEIFAAFERDKLPDDEIHSLIQAMLQMLSREVAVMSEQLQEKLSEENINKWLMLIKEAETLKGVKDILFDDLTDLFRTYVSVTETKSYKAMVNEMKNYIEEQFANPDLSLKHLSDRFQITGKHASYLFKTEFNMKFVDFLTELRMKETERLLQKTDLSLQDIALKVGYANGITLGRVFKRVAGITPGDYRRMKREHRDNES, encoded by the coding sequence TTGTCCCGGACTTGGTATTATCGTTTACTGTTTTCTTATTTTCCTATTTTCTTTCTTACCATGACCGTACTCATTTTTATCGCTTTTGTTTTTATTAATGACGTCTCCAGGGAAGAAACAAGGAAAGCAGACCGCATCTCCTCCAGCTATTTGGTGGACAGTCTGGACCGGACGATCCGGGATATTGAGCTTTCAGTGACGGAAGCAGTGCAGAGTGAACAAGCCTATAAGTATTATTTTAATAACCAGCATCAGATGGGCAAAGAGACCATATATAGCATTGCACAAAGCTTGCGTGAGCTAACGAGTTCCAACCCTTGGATTCAATCGATTTATTTGTATGACAAGAAAAATGAAAGCGTTTTAACCTCGAGCGGCTCCAAGGATGTAGACAGCTTTTCAGACAAGGCATGGATCGACCGGATCAAGTCCGGTTCGCTTACTTCAGGCTGGCAGCCTGTCAGGGAATACGATGCAGGCGTTAATCAGCGCACGCCTATTCGGGTATTGACGGTGGATAAGGATATGCCCCTGCCATTCGGTTCTGATGGGGCGCTTGTCATTAATATCAAGATGAGCAGCATCGAGCAGAGTATTGATAGTATGGTCAATGGACAGCTTTCATTCATGCGTATTCTTGACCGTGATGGTCAGGTGGTATACGATGCGCATTCAGATCGCGAAGGTGCCGCAGAAGGACAAGAGCTGAACACCCTTTCGCTGGAAAGGTTGGGTTGGACAATCTCCAGTGGGATCAAGGAGGGCAACCTTTATGGTTGGGTTTCCGTGGTCTCCTATGTGTGGGTGATCATTGCGATTGTGACAGTCATCATTGCAATTGTCTATATCATCTATATCACCCGCCGCAACTATAAACCCATTCAAATCATTATGAACCGGATTGAGGCACACCAGATTCGGGCACTGGAACAGTCTGGCTCTCGTACCGATGAGATGAAACTAATCGATGGTGTGTTGGAAAATCTGATCAACCACATGATGGATTCGGATAAGAAAAGCAGAGAAAACGTGCTGCTGCAGCGCAGCAAACTGTTTAACGATCTGCTGAATGGAGAAAATCTGGATCATGCGGTAGAACGATTAAAGGACCTCTCCCCGTTAACTGGCATGGATACATCATCATGCTTCGCTGTTGTGGTGGGTGAAATCAACCGTTATGAAAAGGGGTTCCAGGAACAGTTTACAAGAGGTGAGCAGAACACGCTTAAATTTGCGCTAATGAACGTTCTGCAAGAGCTCTCACGCAATGCGGGTATGCAATGCTGGACGGAATGGGTCAGCTCGGATCAGATTGCGATTCTTTTCTTGTCCACAGATAGTAGCCCAGATATGACGGAGCAGATTCTCCTCGTTGCAGAGGAATGCCGATCCTGGGTTGAGCAGAATCTGCGTATATCATTGAGTTTCGGTATCGGACCGATCTCAGAAGGCATCAAGGCCATTCGGGAATCATACGCGGCGGCTGAGACTGTCATGCACCGCAGATTGCTCAGAGACGGCGATGTCGCCCTGGCCGGGTATGGAGAAACCCAGCAGCAGCTGCTTGATACCTATACTTATTTGCAGATGATAGCTGATTTTGTTAAACGGTTTAGGATGTCGAGCAGTCAGTGGCGCGATCAGCTGGAGGAGATTTTCGCGGCTTTCGAACGTGATAAGCTGCCAGATGATGAGATTCACTCCTTGATTCAAGCGATGCTCCAGATGCTCAGCCGGGAAGTAGCGGTCATGTCCGAACAGCTGCAGGAGAAATTATCGGAGGAAAACATTAACAAGTGGTTGATGCTGATAAAAGAAGCGGAGACCCTTAAAGGTGTTAAAGACATTCTTTTTGATGACCTGACGGACCTGTTCAGAACTTATGTGTCAGTAACGGAAACCAAGAGCTATAAAGCGATGGTCAATGAAATGAAAAACTATATCGAAGAACAGTTTGCCAATCCTGATCTTTCACTGAAGCATCTGAGCGATCGATTCCAGATTACCGGCAAACATGCGAGCTATTTGTTCAAGACAGAATTCAATATGAAGTTTGTAGACTTCCTTACAGAATTGCGGATGAAGGAAACGGAACGTCTACTACAGAAGACAGATCTTTCATTGCAGGACATTGCCCTGAAGGTGGGGTATGCCAATGGAATTACCTTGGGACGTGTATTCAAACGGGTTGCGGGTATTACACCTGGAGACTATCGCCGTATGAAACGTGAACATCGCGACAACGAGTCGTAA
- a CDS encoding extracellular solute-binding protein → MTRKATKGSLKKWMGLALTMVMGVSLLAGCSSASDQESAEGGASGSGERVTLKVEIFDRGNSPSPYTITNNYLSKMIQEKFGDPNNIDVQFVPVQRSEEVTKLNVLMASNTDVPDIVFVYDSSVFYRYAQQGGLTDVGELIDQYGPNLKKFLGEDTLKFGQVEGQQFAVPGKRAITGRYSSYIRQDWLDKLGLPVPKTTDELYTTLKAFKEKDPGGLGSKNIPMGMALAPAQFETLIYSFIKPVSGDLTYGQRYELPLHEGFKDSMKFLNKLYNEGLISKDFSLDEDKTQLGKDIQNGNVGYWSEDVDAMFYGDGTLDNLRKNVDGSEVLPVDVYTNPNADNKHIKSRYGTNGMYIMIPKSSKRSVEAIKYLDWMASGNNLIDIYSGVEGENYDLVDGIPVVKDDASQEAKDRLFNAGDTAIISNGKNIGDQATNEKAWILGFPKNNQDMLKQSIDIANTDTVGPIIFDKPIEAEMKYSTALKDKLNVIIVKTAMAKPEEFDAVYEREMNDFMSLGGTELKKELEEALK, encoded by the coding sequence ATGACAAGAAAAGCAACCAAGGGGAGTCTCAAGAAATGGATGGGTTTGGCGCTTACGATGGTAATGGGCGTTTCATTACTTGCGGGGTGCTCGTCTGCATCAGATCAAGAATCAGCAGAAGGTGGCGCATCAGGCAGTGGTGAGCGCGTTACCTTAAAGGTGGAGATTTTCGATCGTGGTAACAGCCCTTCGCCGTACACCATTACGAATAACTATCTATCTAAAATGATTCAAGAGAAGTTCGGCGACCCCAACAACATTGATGTGCAGTTTGTACCCGTTCAGCGTTCAGAGGAAGTCACCAAGCTGAATGTCCTGATGGCGAGCAATACAGATGTCCCCGATATTGTCTTTGTCTATGACTCCAGCGTGTTTTACCGCTATGCCCAGCAGGGCGGACTGACGGATGTTGGTGAACTGATTGATCAGTATGGACCAAATCTGAAGAAGTTCCTGGGTGAAGATACATTGAAATTCGGGCAAGTGGAAGGGCAACAGTTCGCCGTCCCGGGTAAACGTGCAATCACAGGCAGATATAGCTCTTATATTCGTCAGGATTGGCTTGATAAGCTGGGATTGCCGGTGCCGAAAACCACAGATGAACTTTATACCACTTTGAAAGCGTTTAAAGAGAAGGATCCTGGCGGGCTTGGCAGCAAAAACATCCCAATGGGTATGGCGCTTGCACCGGCTCAGTTCGAGACACTGATCTATTCGTTTATTAAGCCGGTAAGTGGAGATCTGACTTATGGCCAACGTTATGAATTGCCTTTGCATGAAGGCTTCAAAGACTCGATGAAATTTCTGAACAAGCTCTACAATGAAGGACTGATCAGCAAAGACTTCAGTTTGGATGAAGATAAAACACAGTTAGGTAAGGACATACAGAATGGTAACGTAGGTTATTGGTCTGAAGATGTCGATGCCATGTTCTACGGAGACGGTACACTGGATAACTTGCGCAAAAATGTGGACGGCAGCGAGGTACTGCCGGTTGATGTATACACGAATCCGAATGCAGATAACAAACACATCAAGTCCCGCTACGGAACAAACGGAATGTATATTATGATTCCGAAGAGCAGCAAACGTTCTGTAGAAGCCATTAAATATTTGGACTGGATGGCCTCCGGCAACAACCTGATCGATATCTACAGCGGTGTGGAAGGGGAGAACTATGATCTGGTAGATGGCATTCCGGTTGTGAAGGACGATGCATCCCAGGAAGCGAAGGATCGTTTGTTCAACGCAGGGGATACCGCGATTATCTCGAACGGTAAAAATATTGGCGATCAGGCAACGAATGAAAAAGCATGGATTCTGGGCTTTCCGAAAAACAATCAGGATATGTTAAAACAATCAATTGATATTGCCAACACAGACACGGTGGGACCCATCATCTTTGACAAACCGATTGAGGCGGAGATGAAGTACAGTACAGCGCTCAAAGACAAGTTGAACGTCATCATTGTTAAAACAGCGATGGCGAAGCCAGAAGAATTCGACGCGGTATATGAACGGGAAATGAATGATTTCATGTCCCTGGGCGGCACAGAGCTGAAGAAAGAGCTTGAAGAAGCCTTAAAGTAA
- a CDS encoding ABC transporter permease, with translation MTFTYLKRYWQLYALISLPLIYFLIFRYGPMYGVQIAFKDFNLFQGISGSEWIGFDAFREVFGMRDFYTTLRNTFMLNFLDLIVSFPAPIILAIMLYEVRFKWFKKISQTILYIPHFISWVIIGGIVYQLFGNQSGMVNGVLESIGLNPIPFLTEKNPWLVTYLFTGVWQSAGWGTILYLAALTGVNRELFEAAEIDGATRLKRIWHITLPSIKPTIVTLLILNLGHMVSIGFDRPYIIGNTAVREYSDVLSTFVYRVGLESGQYTLATVVGLFQAVVGLIFVLGSNYISKKATGEGIL, from the coding sequence ATGACCTTCACATACTTGAAAAGGTATTGGCAATTGTACGCACTGATTTCCTTGCCTCTCATTTACTTTTTGATTTTTCGTTATGGACCGATGTACGGTGTGCAGATCGCCTTTAAAGACTTCAACCTGTTTCAGGGTATCAGCGGCAGTGAGTGGATCGGTTTCGATGCGTTTCGTGAGGTATTTGGGATGCGAGACTTCTACACCACATTACGCAATACCTTTATGCTGAATTTTCTTGATCTGATCGTTTCGTTTCCTGCTCCAATCATACTCGCCATTATGCTCTATGAAGTTCGATTTAAGTGGTTCAAAAAAATATCGCAGACGATTCTGTACATTCCTCACTTTATCTCGTGGGTCATCATCGGGGGGATTGTATACCAATTGTTCGGCAATCAATCTGGTATGGTTAACGGAGTACTGGAGAGCATAGGCTTAAATCCGATACCATTTTTGACAGAGAAAAATCCCTGGCTTGTTACGTATCTGTTCACAGGTGTCTGGCAAAGTGCAGGATGGGGAACCATTTTATATCTGGCCGCATTAACCGGCGTGAACAGGGAACTGTTTGAAGCGGCTGAGATTGATGGCGCAACGCGGCTGAAGAGAATCTGGCATATCACGCTGCCAAGTATCAAACCAACCATTGTCACCTTACTTATTCTTAATCTTGGACATATGGTCAGCATCGGTTTTGATCGTCCTTATATTATCGGTAACACGGCCGTTCGTGAATATTCGGATGTACTTAGTACCTTTGTATACAGGGTCGGTCTTGAATCAGGACAATACACGCTCGCAACCGTTGTTGGGTTGTTCCAGGCCGTTGTGGGACTGATCTTCGTACTCGGCTCCAACTATATTTCGAAGAAGGCAACCGGTGAAGGAATTTTGTAG
- a CDS encoding AI-2E family transporter → MIKDWLQNATVRRFLILLLFCLVLFSMGSMLHMILLLFLVTYVMNRLQHFITEKLNRLFPVNYKVVVILLYLIVIAAIVLGISRYSPRIVDQVVQLTNEIMKFLDTADGDNFASKIAGYLQSFDIKNYTNDALKYIFALSKWLEFILLVIILSLFFLLQKREISKFTSKFKTSKIGWFYNEVAYLGDKFVSSFGKVIEAQLLIAVFNTGLTILGLWILGFPYLFALTILVFMLSLVPVAGVIISLIPLCLIGYQLGGLQLSVIVVIMIIIIHALETYFLNPKLMAHKTKLPMFYTFIVLILSQHFLGIWGLIIGIPIFVFLLDILDVNKMEKTEEPVRVETKL, encoded by the coding sequence ATGATAAAAGATTGGTTACAGAATGCAACAGTGCGGCGATTTTTGATCCTGCTGTTGTTTTGTTTGGTGCTTTTCAGCATGGGGAGTATGCTGCACATGATTTTGCTGTTATTCCTGGTGACGTATGTCATGAACAGGCTGCAGCATTTTATCACAGAGAAGTTGAATCGTTTATTTCCGGTTAACTATAAAGTCGTAGTCATACTGCTCTATCTTATCGTTATTGCAGCCATTGTACTGGGCATCTCCAGATATTCACCACGAATTGTGGATCAGGTTGTTCAGTTAACGAATGAGATCATGAAGTTCCTTGATACTGCTGACGGAGATAATTTTGCTTCCAAAATTGCAGGTTATCTTCAATCGTTCGATATTAAAAACTATACCAACGACGCACTGAAGTATATTTTTGCGTTAAGCAAATGGTTGGAGTTCATTCTGCTGGTCATTATCCTGAGTCTGTTCTTCTTGTTGCAGAAGCGGGAGATTTCCAAGTTCACCTCCAAGTTCAAAACAAGCAAGATCGGCTGGTTCTATAATGAAGTGGCTTATCTCGGAGATAAATTTGTCTCTTCTTTTGGTAAAGTGATCGAGGCACAGTTGTTGATTGCAGTGTTCAATACAGGTTTGACGATTCTGGGATTATGGATACTCGGTTTCCCGTATTTGTTCGCCTTGACCATTCTGGTATTCATGCTGAGCCTGGTACCCGTTGCGGGGGTTATCATCTCACTGATTCCACTATGTCTGATCGGTTATCAACTGGGTGGATTACAGCTCAGCGTTATCGTGGTCATCATGATCATTATCATTCATGCGCTGGAGACGTACTTCCTGAATCCAAAGCTGATGGCACACAAGACCAAATTGCCGATGTTCTACACGTTTATCGTACTGATCCTGTCTCAACATTTCCTGGGGATCTGGGGACTCATTATCGGTATTCCCATCTTTGTCTTCCTGCTGGATATTCTGGACGTCAACAAGATGGAAAAGACGGAAGAGCCCGTGCGTGTGGAAACGAAGTTGTGA
- a CDS encoding carbohydrate ABC transporter permease, with protein sequence MSERTSNRIFDIVNISFITLFVIFCLAPFLHTIAISLSSNRAITSGEVTIFPKGFNWDAYIQVFSDQSMIYSLGYTTLLTIVTTVLCMMFTLAAAYPLTKKKLKGRKLFMYVIIITMFFSGGIIPEYLLIRDLHLLNSVWALILPGLVSPFNLIILISFFRGIPESLEESAEIDGSSHIHTLFKIILPLSMPVLATLALFYAVGRWNGFQDSLMYINDPKLYPLQLKLFQMVQNNMVSELTQMEGANRTPLTPESLKAATVVFATVPILLVYPWLQKYFVSGAMLGAVKG encoded by the coding sequence ATGAGTGAACGCACCTCAAACCGGATTTTTGATATCGTTAATATCTCCTTTATCACCCTGTTTGTTATATTCTGTCTGGCTCCATTTCTGCACACGATTGCGATATCGCTCAGCTCAAACCGGGCAATTACATCAGGTGAAGTGACCATATTCCCCAAAGGGTTCAATTGGGATGCGTATATTCAGGTGTTTTCTGATCAGTCGATGATCTATTCACTGGGTTATACGACTCTTCTTACGATCGTCACTACAGTGCTGTGCATGATGTTCACGCTCGCTGCGGCTTATCCGTTGACCAAGAAAAAATTGAAAGGTCGCAAGCTCTTCATGTATGTGATCATCATTACGATGTTCTTCAGCGGCGGGATCATTCCCGAGTACTTGCTCATTCGTGACCTGCACTTGCTCAATTCGGTTTGGGCACTGATTCTGCCGGGTCTCGTAAGTCCGTTTAACCTGATTATCCTGATATCGTTCTTCAGGGGCATACCGGAAAGTCTGGAGGAATCGGCAGAAATTGATGGTAGCTCACATATTCACACGCTCTTTAAAATCATCTTGCCCTTATCCATGCCTGTGCTGGCTACTTTGGCCCTTTTCTATGCGGTTGGACGATGGAATGGATTTCAGGACTCCCTGATGTACATCAATGATCCGAAGCTGTACCCACTACAGCTGAAGCTCTTCCAGATGGTACAGAATAACATGGTTAGCGAGCTTACACAGATGGAGGGGGCGAACCGTACACCTTTAACTCCGGAAAGTCTCAAGGCTGCCACTGTTGTCTTCGCAACCGTACCGATTCTGCTTGTCTATCCATGGCTGCAAAAATATTTTGTTAGCGGTGCCATGCTTGGGGCGGTCAAGGGTTGA
- a CDS encoding tetratricopeptide repeat protein: MKGKLLRAEGHLANVIPIHLDASFFFERAVRSLDRNHVDKALKYFRKAVEYEPENPVNHCNMAGILSEKGDYEASNAVLAHVLDVVDPSMTECYFYMANNYANMDRFEEAEQALVTYLEEDTQGQFMTEAEEMMELLYYELDRPAKLNRIKSRKGVVEHDQARELLEQGKFAQAAELLEGMSPDYPDYLAARNNLALAYYYMGLFPKAKETIAEVLEQEPGNLHALCNLAIFHQNENRVDQVLLLIKKLRVIVPFQHEQVYKLATTMGILGQHDTAYVHFRRLLKDEETAADPALAHYAAVAAYNTERYDSAERLWRHVGKLDPGSEVSRYYLSGLEAVRQGEKDPEKLSYHYHLPFDEQFRQWENYGNGIPEEMKTDPLIRSSFFWALRHGDRATKLQVIHALGMIGDYEVQQALQSFIQEPGEEQELVEAARSVLNGFGSADAEQDNAPVLRPLTALSKRTIPKMESITEQTETKPSSHWQAVVDRALQMSEAKAELQQEMERLWTDYVSRVHPEEPGTKQIEGLAAGLEYLAAKIHSRPVTYQSIADRYGISAATVSKYARQINKVCNSNPPVQ, encoded by the coding sequence ATGAAGGGCAAGCTACTGCGGGCTGAGGGACACCTTGCCAATGTTATACCGATTCACTTGGATGCTTCTTTCTTTTTTGAGAGAGCTGTCCGCTCGCTGGACCGTAATCACGTCGACAAGGCATTAAAATATTTTCGTAAAGCTGTTGAATATGAACCGGAAAATCCGGTGAATCATTGTAATATGGCGGGTATATTATCAGAGAAGGGGGATTACGAGGCTTCCAATGCCGTTCTTGCACATGTGCTCGACGTGGTAGATCCGTCCATGACGGAATGTTATTTCTACATGGCGAACAATTATGCGAATATGGATCGGTTTGAAGAAGCTGAGCAAGCGCTTGTTACGTATTTGGAGGAGGATACCCAGGGGCAGTTTATGACGGAAGCCGAAGAGATGATGGAGCTTCTGTATTACGAGCTGGATCGACCAGCCAAATTGAACCGGATCAAATCACGTAAAGGTGTCGTTGAGCACGATCAGGCGCGGGAATTGTTGGAACAAGGGAAGTTTGCACAGGCGGCTGAGCTGCTGGAAGGCATGTCACCCGATTACCCTGATTATTTGGCTGCTCGGAACAACTTGGCGCTTGCCTATTATTATATGGGGCTGTTCCCCAAAGCAAAAGAGACGATTGCCGAGGTGCTGGAGCAGGAGCCTGGTAATCTGCATGCGCTATGTAATCTCGCGATCTTTCATCAGAACGAGAATCGAGTCGACCAAGTGCTGCTTCTGATCAAAAAATTGCGTGTCATCGTGCCGTTCCAGCACGAACAGGTCTACAAGCTGGCTACCACCATGGGTATTCTGGGCCAACATGATACGGCTTATGTACATTTCCGTCGCCTGTTGAAGGATGAAGAAACCGCTGCGGACCCGGCTCTCGCCCATTATGCAGCAGTCGCGGCTTATAATACGGAACGTTACGATTCCGCTGAACGTCTGTGGCGTCATGTGGGCAAGCTGGACCCGGGTTCGGAAGTATCCCGGTACTATCTGTCAGGTCTTGAGGCTGTGAGGCAGGGAGAGAAAGATCCGGAGAAACTAAGCTATCACTATCATCTGCCATTTGACGAGCAATTCAGACAATGGGAGAACTATGGCAACGGCATACCTGAAGAGATGAAAACTGATCCCTTGATCCGTTCCTCTTTCTTCTGGGCGCTGCGACATGGGGATCGGGCTACCAAGCTTCAGGTCATTCATGCTCTTGGCATGATCGGTGATTATGAGGTGCAGCAGGCACTGCAATCCTTTATCCAGGAACCTGGTGAAGAGCAGGAACTGGTGGAAGCCGCTCGTTCTGTATTGAATGGTTTCGGTTCAGCAGACGCTGAGCAGGATAATGCTCCTGTTCTGCGACCGTTAACTGCATTGAGCAAACGCACCATCCCGAAGATGGAGTCGATAACGGAACAAACGGAGACAAAGCCTTCTTCGCACTGGCAGGCGGTCGTGGACCGTGCGTTACAGATGTCTGAAGCCAAAGCAGAATTGCAGCAAGAAATGGAACGGCTGTGGACCGACTATGTATCTCGCGTACACCCGGAGGAGCCTGGCACAAAGCAAATTGAAGGTTTGGCTGCGGGATTGGAATATCTGGCTGCCAAAATTCATAGTCGTCCAGTGACTTACCAAAGCATAGCCGACCGGTATGGCATATCAGCTGCCACAGTCAGCAAATATGCACGGCAAATTAATAAAGTGTGCAATTCCAACCCACCGGTCCAGTAA
- the trxB gene encoding thioredoxin-disulfide reductase, with translation MSKYRTIVIGTGPAGLTAAIYLARANLNPLVIEGLQPGGQLTTTTEVENFPGFPQGIMGPELMDNMRKQAERFGAEFKNGWVEEVDFSKPPFKVKVGGIGELEAESIIISTGASARYLGIPGEQENVGRGVSTCATCDGFFFRGKKIVVVGGGDSAMEEASFLTRFATDVTLVHRRDELRASKIMQDRARSNEKVKWALNRTPLEVVPEALGVKGLKVRNNETGQEELLEADGVFVAIGHTPNTGFLGNQITLDEHGYVVVKPGTTETNIPGVFACGDVQDTKYRQAITAAGSGCMAAMDCEKFLEGSIVHDWSETLDK, from the coding sequence ATGTCTAAATACAGAACGATTGTGATCGGTACCGGACCTGCGGGTCTGACAGCAGCGATATATCTGGCTCGTGCTAATCTAAACCCACTGGTTATCGAAGGTCTTCAGCCGGGTGGTCAATTGACGACGACAACGGAAGTTGAGAATTTCCCTGGTTTTCCGCAAGGCATTATGGGTCCGGAACTGATGGACAATATGCGTAAGCAAGCGGAGCGTTTTGGAGCTGAGTTCAAAAATGGCTGGGTGGAAGAAGTGGATTTCAGCAAACCGCCCTTCAAGGTTAAAGTTGGAGGCATCGGTGAACTGGAAGCCGAATCGATCATTATCTCTACCGGCGCTTCGGCCCGTTATCTCGGCATTCCCGGAGAGCAGGAGAATGTGGGACGTGGGGTAAGTACATGTGCCACATGTGACGGATTCTTTTTCCGTGGTAAAAAGATCGTCGTTGTTGGCGGTGGAGACTCCGCTATGGAAGAAGCCAGCTTCCTGACCCGTTTTGCAACAGATGTTACCTTGGTCCACCGCCGGGACGAATTACGTGCATCGAAAATTATGCAGGATCGGGCTCGCAGCAACGAGAAGGTGAAATGGGCTTTGAACCGTACGCCACTCGAAGTGGTGCCTGAGGCTCTTGGCGTTAAGGGGCTTAAGGTCCGCAATAATGAGACCGGACAGGAAGAGCTGCTTGAAGCGGATGGCGTATTCGTTGCGATTGGACATACACCGAATACGGGTTTTCTGGGTAACCAGATTACTTTGGATGAACATGGCTATGTTGTTGTTAAACCGGGTACCACCGAAACCAACATTCCGGGTGTATTCGCCTGTGGTGATGTTCAGGATACGAAGTATCGTCAGGCTATTACAGCAGCAGGTTCAGGATGTATGGCAGCAATGGACTGCGAGAAATTTCTTGAAGGCAGCATTGTACATGACTGGAGCGAAACACTGGATAAGTAA
- a CDS encoding ribose-phosphate diphosphokinase, protein MQHSLRIFSGSSNPKLAEQVCDKLGVQLGKIKLSRFKSGEIYVHYEETIRNCDVFLVQSLSHPINELFVELLVMIDAAKRASARTVNIIVPYYGYARQERKSAPREPISAKMVADVLTTAGANRVVTIDLHAAAIQGFFNIPVDHMTSLDLISDYLLSKGIENPVVVSPDAGRASMAEKLANRLDSPFAIMIKKRPSHNESIITHVIGDVEGRTPIIIEDLIDTGTTILNVVEGLKERGSKNVYVCATHGLFSDGALSKLNHPSIAEVVVTDSIALPDDHPECFKVLPVAPMLARAIRIIVDGGSMATLFKDSGI, encoded by the coding sequence ATGCAGCATTCGTTACGTATTTTTTCCGGTTCATCGAACCCTAAGCTGGCAGAACAGGTATGCGACAAGCTGGGTGTACAACTAGGCAAGATCAAACTGTCCCGGTTCAAGAGCGGAGAAATATACGTTCACTACGAAGAGACGATCCGCAACTGTGATGTGTTTCTGGTACAATCATTATCTCATCCGATCAATGAGTTGTTTGTTGAACTGCTCGTCATGATCGATGCTGCCAAAAGGGCTTCTGCCCGTACGGTAAATATTATTGTTCCCTACTACGGATATGCCCGTCAGGAACGCAAGTCTGCTCCTCGTGAGCCGATCTCAGCCAAGATGGTTGCGGATGTGTTAACTACCGCCGGAGCAAACCGGGTAGTAACTATTGATCTGCATGCAGCAGCAATTCAGGGATTCTTCAATATTCCAGTGGACCATATGACATCATTGGACCTTATTAGTGATTATTTGCTGAGTAAAGGGATTGAAAATCCAGTGGTTGTCTCCCCTGATGCGGGACGAGCATCGATGGCGGAGAAACTGGCGAATCGTCTGGATTCCCCTTTTGCCATTATGATCAAGAAACGGCCAAGTCATAACGAATCGATCATTACGCACGTCATTGGGGATGTTGAGGGTCGAACCCCGATCATTATTGAGGACCTGATTGATACCGGGACGACAATTCTCAATGTTGTTGAAGGGTTGAAGGAGCGAGGCTCCAAAAACGTATATGTATGCGCAACACATGGTCTGTTCTCGGATGGAGCGTTAAGTAAGCTCAATCATCCGTCTATAGCCGAGGTGGTGGTCACAGACTCCATCGCGCTACCTGACGATCATCCTGAATGCTTCAAAGTGTTGCCCGTAGCTCCAATGCTTGCACGTGCTATTCGCATTATTGTGGATGGCGGGTCTATGGCTACACTTTTCAAAGATTCAGGGATTTAA